One Aegilops tauschii subsp. strangulata cultivar AL8/78 chromosome 7, Aet v6.0, whole genome shotgun sequence genomic window carries:
- the LOC120968322 gene encoding uncharacterized protein isoform X1, whose amino-acid sequence MADAAAQLHLRLLARLTQAMMLLSLPGETLMHARDLLAGCEQPSEAQMASHRAHEQGDARVLRVVLAHLANSAAQLEFTEDLLASALKHALDSGAAPSALPVLPRGQSPDQTAAALLALPRPHASDLHLVPVSVHIAYSCSRLAIDHHIPCCAAALRRCGLDPPPLQQPPQQAIDRARAYLARACALVAAARGHTFDAVHADMT is encoded by the coding sequence ATGGCGGACGCGGCGGCGCAGCTCCACCTGCGTCTCTTGGCCCGCCTAACCCAAGCGATGATGCTGCTGTCCCTGCCGGGCGAGACCCTCATGCACGCCCGGGACCTCCTCGCCGGCTGCGAGCAGCCGTCCGAGGCCCAGATGGCGAGCCACCGGGCGCACGAGCAGGGCGACGCCCGCGTCCTGCGCGTCGTCCTCGCGCACCTCGCCAACTCCGCCGCGCAGTTGGAGTTCACCGAGGACCTCCTCGCGTCCGCGCTCAAGCATGCGCTCGACAGCGGCGCCGCCCCGTCCGCCCTCCCGGTCCTCCCCCGTGGCCAGTCGCCGGATCAGACCGCCGCCGCGCTGCTCGCCCTCCCGCGCCCCCACGCCTCCGACCTCCACCTCGTCCCGGTCTCGGTCCACATCGCATACTCCTGCTCCCGTCTCGCCATCGACCACCACATCCCCTGCTGCGCCGCCGCGCTCCGCCGCTGCGGCCTGGACCCCCCGCCACTGCAGCAGCCGCCGCAGCAGGCCATCGACCGAGCGCGCGCCTACCTGGCCCGGGCATGCGCGCTGGTGGCCGCCGCTCGGGGCCACACCTTCGACGCCGTCCATGCGGACATGACTTAG
- the LOC120968322 gene encoding uncharacterized protein isoform X2, which translates to MRRELRLWLVQRTTAVRDTMAEHRDRLDNLRIAIETGNAGWAADLRVLVEERVAVDEAWVALRDSMGSLRAALELAASPGRRLVTWAVGSQEQGYLMDAISRGQVVQGRLKRVDNVLRGMASVFAGDATRPALLGVDTGVAHQRIVDAVHAWDDMLLSVELAVQGLAVIPF; encoded by the coding sequence ATGCGGAGGGAGCTGCGCCTGTGGCTCGTGCAGCGGACCACGGCGGTGCGCGACACCATGGCCGAGCACCGCGACCGGCTCGACAACCTGCGCATCGCCATCGAGACGGGGAACGCGGGGTGGGCAGCGGACCTGCGCGTGCTCGTGGAGGAGCGGGTCGCGGTGGACGAGGCGTGGGTCGCGCTCAGGGACTCCATGGGGAGCCTgcgggccgccctcgagctggcCGCCTCGCCCGGCCGCCGGCTCGTCACCTGGGCCGTCGGCAGCCAGGAGCAAGGGTACCTTATGGACGCCATCAGCCGAGGGCAGGTGGTGCAGGGCCGGCTCAAGAGGGTCGACAACGTGCTGCGCGGCATGGCCTCCGTCTTCGCCGGCGACGCCACGCGCCCTGCGCTCCTCGGCGTGGACACCGGCGTCGCCCACCAGCGCATCGTCGACGCCGTCCACGCCTGGGACGACATGCTGCTGTCTGTGGAGCTGGCGGTCCAAGGCCTCGCCGTTATTCCTTTTTAg